Proteins encoded by one window of Streptomyces sp. NBC_01571:
- the gvpJ gene encoding gas vesicle protein GvpJ — MPATTYSDEVVACPPRAGTLYDVLELILDRGMVIDVFVRVSLVGIEILKIDARIVIASVDTYLRFAEACNRLDLERDSGSTTVPELLSGSAAKSIGKRKVRKAAESVGDTVRKAVGGRSDDSDDHDEDEDEQQERPRKRRAPARSRTSRRPVEA; from the coding sequence ATGCCTGCGACCACCTACTCCGATGAGGTAGTGGCGTGCCCGCCGCGCGCCGGCACGTTGTACGACGTGCTGGAACTCATCCTCGATCGGGGCATGGTGATCGACGTGTTCGTCCGGGTCTCCCTGGTCGGCATCGAGATCCTCAAGATCGACGCGCGCATCGTCATCGCGAGTGTGGACACCTACCTGCGGTTCGCCGAGGCGTGCAACCGGCTGGACCTGGAACGGGACTCCGGCAGCACCACCGTTCCCGAACTGCTCAGCGGCAGTGCTGCCAAGTCCATCGGGAAACGCAAGGTCCGCAAGGCCGCGGAGAGCGTGGGGGACACCGTACGCAAGGCAGTCGGGGGCCGCAGCGACGACTCCGACGACCACGACGAGGACGAGGACGAGCAGCAGGAACGACCGAGGAAGCGGCGTGCTCCTGCCCGAAGCCGCACGAGTCGACGACCGGTGGAGGCCTGA
- a CDS encoding GvpL/GvpF family gas vesicle protein, translating to MATDGVYVYAIIRAGNPLPTDTNGVGSPAAPLRTVRQGRVAAVVSEAPPNLRARRRDLLAHQELLLRLSDQGPVLPMRFGMVAPDEELVRGQLAAREAEHLAVLELLDDGVEVNVKAFPAQNALGSLVAEDKHVRRLRDEARRRPGYEANVRLGEAVATALDSRAAEAGRRVLRELTPRARAVATGPEVQGCVLNVSFLVDRADSDGFLDAAEKFAEAHRDRVELRMAGPLPCYSFVSAEGTSVRTAGV from the coding sequence GTGGCAACCGACGGGGTGTACGTGTACGCGATCATCCGGGCGGGGAATCCGTTGCCGACAGACACAAACGGTGTGGGCAGCCCCGCCGCCCCGCTGCGAACGGTCCGGCAGGGCCGGGTCGCCGCCGTCGTCAGCGAGGCGCCCCCGAACCTTCGCGCCAGACGACGGGACCTTCTGGCTCACCAGGAACTGTTGCTGCGCCTTTCGGACCAAGGCCCGGTCCTGCCCATGCGATTCGGGATGGTGGCACCGGACGAGGAGTTGGTGCGCGGTCAACTGGCGGCCCGCGAGGCGGAGCACCTGGCTGTGCTGGAACTCCTCGACGACGGGGTCGAGGTCAACGTCAAGGCGTTTCCGGCACAGAACGCGCTGGGAAGCCTCGTCGCGGAGGACAAGCACGTCCGGCGGCTGCGGGACGAGGCACGTCGAAGGCCCGGTTATGAAGCCAACGTCCGATTGGGCGAAGCCGTCGCGACCGCTCTGGACAGCAGGGCCGCCGAAGCGGGCCGGCGAGTACTGCGTGAACTCACACCCAGGGCGCGCGCCGTGGCCACCGGACCGGAAGTCCAGGGATGCGTGCTCAACGTGTCGTTCCTCGTCGATCGGGCCGACAGCGACGGCTTCCTAGACGCGGCGGAGAAGTTCGCCGAAGCACACCGCGACCGCGTCGAACTGCGCATGGCAGGCCCGCTGCCCTGCTACAGCTTTGTCTCCGCCGAAGGCACCTCTGTGCGGACGGCGGGAGTCTGA
- a CDS encoding gas vesicle protein GvpG, whose amino-acid sequence MGLITGILTLPIAPVRGVIWVAEKLNDAADRELHDPGVLRAQLALLNRELEDGDISLEEFEREEERLLDRLYATQVAPAPNDRRGHAHG is encoded by the coding sequence ATGGGTCTGATCACCGGAATTCTCACACTCCCCATCGCACCGGTCCGTGGCGTCATCTGGGTGGCAGAAAAGCTCAATGACGCGGCCGATCGCGAGTTGCACGACCCAGGGGTGCTCCGCGCCCAGTTGGCTCTGCTGAACCGCGAACTCGAGGACGGGGACATCAGCTTGGAGGAGTTCGAACGAGAAGAGGAACGACTGCTCGATCGGCTGTATGCCACACAGGTCGCTCCCGCACCGAATGACCGAAGGGGACACGCTCATGGATGA
- a CDS encoding histone protein, with protein MDEKEKVTLAAAVVGGYVLGRTKKGRLALSIATYLAGRRFGLEPRQLAAEGMRRLGEIPQFAELQEQLRGEVLQAGRKAVAAAADRGMSTLADAISDRTARLGEVAGEDEEEEEEYAPEDEDAEYEEEEEPEAEEEEEEEEGEPEAEYEDEEEEDEPEAEEEEEEPEAEEEEEEEEEEPEEPEEGRPQPRRSPSRSARSRRASAPATPKKTAPSRAEKRSRTAKAAPRKAAPAKKAAAKKSAPAKKSAPAKKAAPAKKAAAKKSAPAKKSAPRSATAKKSAPAKKTAAKKTTSSKRAGSKRADRRR; from the coding sequence ATGGATGAGAAGGAAAAGGTCACCCTCGCAGCCGCTGTGGTGGGCGGTTATGTGCTGGGCCGAACGAAGAAGGGCCGCCTGGCTCTGTCCATCGCGACCTATCTGGCGGGCCGACGATTCGGCCTCGAGCCTCGCCAGCTCGCAGCCGAGGGTATGCGGAGACTGGGGGAGATTCCCCAGTTCGCCGAGTTGCAGGAGCAGTTGCGGGGCGAAGTCCTCCAAGCGGGACGTAAGGCAGTGGCAGCCGCTGCCGACCGGGGGATGAGCACGCTTGCCGACGCCATCAGCGACCGTACGGCCCGGCTCGGTGAGGTCGCGGGCGAGGACGAGGAGGAAGAGGAGGAGTACGCGCCGGAGGACGAAGACGCCGAGTACGAGGAAGAGGAAGAGCCGGAGGCCGAGGAGGAAGAGGAGGAGGAAGAGGGAGAGCCGGAGGCGGAGTACGAGGACGAGGAAGAAGAGGACGAGCCGGAGGCCGAGGAGGAAGAGGAGGAGCCGGAGGCCGAGGAGGAAGAAGAGGAAGAAGAGGAAGAGCCGGAAGAGCCGGAAGAGGGGCGGCCGCAGCCGCGACGCAGCCCATCCCGATCGGCACGGTCCCGCAGGGCATCCGCACCGGCGACACCCAAGAAGACAGCTCCCTCCCGCGCGGAGAAGAGGAGCCGGACGGCCAAGGCCGCGCCTCGGAAGGCCGCGCCGGCCAAGAAGGCGGCGGCGAAGAAGTCCGCCCCGGCGAAGAAGTCCGCACCGGCGAAAAAGGCCGCGCCGGCCAAGAAGGCGGCGGCAAAGAAGTCCGCCCCGGCGAAGAAGTCCGCGCCCAGGAGCGCGACGGCGAAGAAGTCCGCACCCGCCAAGAAGACCGCGGCCAAGAAGACGACGTCATCGAAGCGAGCAGGATCCAAGCGCGCCGATCGTCGGAGGTAG